CGACGATCGAGGACTGAGCATCATGGATACCATGGCCATAATCCGGATCGCGATGCGAGCGCTGGCGCGCAACAAGATGCGCTCCGGCCTGACCATGCTGGGCATCATCATCGGCGTGGGCGCGGTGATCGCGATGGTGGGCATCGGCCAGGGCGCGCAGCAGCAAGTGCAGGCGCAGATCGCCGCCATGGGCTCGAACATCCTGTTCGTCTCTTCCGGCACGGTGAACCGCGGCGGCATGCGCATGGGCTGGGGCGCCACCAAGACGCTGGTCTACGACGACATGGTCGCCATCGTGAAGGAATGTCCGGCGGTGGTGATGGCCGCGCCGGGCAGCCAGACGACCGCACAGGTGGTCTTCGGCAACGATAACTGGTCCACCAACGTCAACGGCACCGAGCCGCAGTATCTCGAGATCCGCAACTGGCCGCTGCAATCGGGCGTGAACTTCGAGCAGGCGGATGTGGAGACCGCCGCCAACGTGGCGCTCATCGGCGAGACGGTGCGTAAGAATCTGTTCGGCGCCACCGATCCCATCGGACAGACCATCCGCATCAAGAGTCTGCCCTTCAAGGTCGTGGGCGTGCTCACGCCCAAAGGGCAATCGGCGGCGATGGGCCAGGACCAGGACGACACCATCATCATCCCCATCACCACGCTCCAGAAAAAGATGACGGGCGACACCTGGCTGCGCTGGATCATGGTCTCGGCGGCCTCGCGCTCCGCCAGTTACGCCGCGCAACAGCAGATCGAATCCTTGCTGCGCGACCGCCACCGCATCCGGCCCGGGCAGGATGACGACTTCTTCGTCCGCAATCTCGCCGACGTTGCCGACCTCCAGGACCAGGCCAGCCAGGTCTTCACCCTGCTGCTCGCCGCCATCGCCAGCGTCTCACTGCTCGTCGGCGGCATCGGCATCATGAACATCATGCTGGTCTCGGTGACGGAACGCACGCGCGAGATCGGTATCCGCATGGCCATCGGCGCGACCGAGTCCGACGTGCAGCGCCAGTTCCTCATCGAGGCGGTGGTGCTCAGCCTCATCGGCGGTGGCATCGGGATACTCTTCGGCCTGGCCTCCGGCTTCCTTATCTCCGGCCTGCTGAAGTGGCCGGTGCTGATCTCTCCCGTCTCCATCGTGGTCGCGGCCATCTTCTCGGCGGCGGTCGGGATATTCTTCGGCTTCTATCCCGCGCGTAAAGCTGCGCGGCTCGACCCGATCGACGCCCTGCGTTACGAATAGACGTGAACGAATCAGCGCTCTACGAATAAACCAATAGACGTAACTTTTCTGCGGGCGCAGAATCTAAACAACCATCTGGCTCCGTACGTCCTGTGTAGCGGTCTTTCGTGCGGAGGACCTGCGAGGCGCCCATGCTGATCAAGAAGCCTGCCGAGATCCCGTCCTCAGAGATCACGCCGAAGTCCATCTACCTGAGCCGTCGCAAGTTCATGCTGACGGGCGCGGTCGCGCTCGGAGCTGTCGCCGTGGCCTGCAACAAGGCCGCGCAACTGGCCTCGCCCCAGCGGGCCGAGGCCTCAGGCGCGAAGCTGAGCTTCACCAAGAGCGCGTTCTCGACCAGCGAAAAACCGAACTCCTTCAAAGAGATCACCACCTACAACAACTTCTACGAGTACGGCACCGACAAGGGCGACCCGGCGGAGTTCGCGTGGAAGCTGAAAACGCGTCCCTGGACGGTCACGGTGGAAGGCGAGGTCAAGAAGCCGAAGACCTACGACATCGAGCAGCTGATGAAGCTCGCGCCGCTCGAAGAGCGCATCTATCGCCATCGCTGCGTCGAAGGATGGTCGATGGTGATGCCCTGGGTGGGCTACTCGTTCTCCGAATTCATCAAGCAGGTCGAGCCTACGTCGAAGGCGAAATACGTGCAGTTCGTCACCTTGGAAGATCCCGGGCAGATGCCGGGACAGAAGACCAGCGTGCTCGATTGGCCCTACGTCGAAGGCCTGCGCATGGATGAAGCCATGCATCCGCTCGCGCTGCTCTGCTTCGGACTCTACGGCGAAGCGCTGCCCAACCAGAACGGCGCGCCCGTCCGCATGATCTTGCCGTGGAAGTACGGCTTCAAGAGCGGCAAATCCATCGTCAAGTTCCGCTTCGTCGAGAACCAGCCGGCGACCACGTGGAACATCTCCGCGCCCAACGAGTATGGCTTCTACTCCAATGTGAATCCGAACGTGGACCATCCGCGGTGGAGCCAGAGGACCGAGCGCCGCATCGGCGAGTTCCGCCGCCGCGATACGCTCATGTTCAACGGCTACGGCGACCAGGTCGCCTCGCTCTACAACGGCCTGGACCTGCGAAAGAACTTCTGATGGCGCTGAAGCTGCGTTGGCGCTGGTCGAAGGTCTTGCTGTTCCTCGTCTGCCTGGAGCCCGCGCTCGAGCTCGCGTTGCGCGCCTGGAACCAATCGCGTGGCGTGGAGCCCGACCTCGGAGTCAACCCGCTCGAGTTCATCACTCACGCCACCGGCGACTGGACGATGCGCTTCCTGCTGCTCACCCTCGCCATCACTCCCTTGCGCAAGCTGTTGCAGCAGCCGATGCTCATCCAGTACCGCCGCATGGTGGGACTGTTCGCATTTTTCTATGGGACGCTGCACCTCACCACTTATCTCTGGTTCGACAAGGCGTTCGCCTGGGGCGAGATATTGCCGGACGTCGCCAAACGCCGCTTCATCGCCGTCGGCTTCACCGCGTTTGTGCTGATGATCCCGCTGGCTCTCACCTCGACCGCGGGATGGATCCGCCGTCTCGGCGGCAAAAACTGGCAGTGGCTGCACCGGCTCATCTACTTCAGCGCCATCGCGGGAGTCATCCACTACTGGTGGCTCGTGAAATCGGATATCCGCAAGCCCGCGATGTACGCCGCCATCCTCGCCGTGTTGCTGCTCTACCGGCTGGTGGTGTGGACGCTCCCGTCTTTCAAGCGCGGGTCAGGCAAGAGCAAAGCCGGGCCGCAGAAGCTGATGACGGCGGAAACCACAGAGTGATGGAGTGATGGAGTGAAGCGTTACCTGCATTCTTCCCGCTAACCTGCTGAGTCCACTACCAGTTCTGTTGCTCTCCATTTCTCTCTGATCTCCTGCAAAAGAAACTTGGCCCAGCGTTCTTGCTCAGACGCTAGAATCTGCCCTTCCGCAGACAAGATTCGTACCACAGGCAGAGGGAGCCAGCTTGGACGACGTTGCCGCAATACTTTTCGTTGCCGGCTTGATCATCCTGGGTCCATGGGTGTTCGTGATCGTGATGGGCGTGCGCCGCAAGCGCGAACGGCGCGAGAGCGAAGCGCGGCTGGCCACGCTGACCCAGCGGATATACGTCCTCGAACAGCGCTTCAAGGAAGCCGTGCAACGTGGCGGCGTTGCGCCTGCTGCTCCTGCGCCCGCTGAAGCACGAACCGGACCGGCTGTCGTGCCGCCGCCGCCGCCGGCAATCACGCCGGTCGTCGTTGTACCCGCCGCCAGGCCCGAGCCGCAGCAGCAGCCCTGGCCCAAGCCGGCTGAGTCGCCATACTCTCCTAGAACAACGCCGGCGACGACAACGCCTCCGGCTGCGCCCGCGCCGCGCAAGCGTTCCGGCATCGAAGAGCTCATCGCCGGGAACTGGCTCGTCTTCATCGGCATTGCTCTGCTCGTCTTCGGCATCGCCTTCGGATTGTCCGTCTTCTGGGAAAGGCTCGGCCCCGCGGGCAAGGTCGCCATCGGACTGCTCTCCGGACTGGTGCTGCTCGCGAGCGGCGTATGGCTGGAAAAGAAAGACGCTCGTTACAAGCTGTTCGCGCGCGCCGGCATCGGTGGCGGATGGGCGGTGCTGTTCTTCACCACCTACGCGATGTATCACCTGCCCGCCACGCAGATCATCACCTCGCAGGCGCTGGATCTCGGACTGCTGCTCCTGGTGGCCGCGGCGATGGTGGGGCACACGCTGCGCTACAACTCGCAGGTCGTCACCGGAGTCGCGTTCCTGCTGGCGTTCTCCACTGTGACCATCAGCCACGTGAACGTTTACTCGCTGGGCGCGAGCGCGATATTGGCGCTGGCGCTGGCGGCCATCGTCGTCCGCCGCCGCTGGTTCGAACTGGAAGTCTTCGGCATCCTTGCCTCCTACCTGAATCATTGGTGGTGGCTGCATTCCATCATCGAACCGATGAACGGGAACAAGTACATGTTCCCGGAATTCTTTCCCAGCGCGGCCATCCTCGTCCTCTACTGGGCGGCGTATCGCGCGTCGTATGTGCTGC
This DNA window, taken from Acidobacteriota bacterium, encodes the following:
- a CDS encoding ABC transporter permease, yielding MDTMAIIRIAMRALARNKMRSGLTMLGIIIGVGAVIAMVGIGQGAQQQVQAQIAAMGSNILFVSSGTVNRGGMRMGWGATKTLVYDDMVAIVKECPAVVMAAPGSQTTAQVVFGNDNWSTNVNGTEPQYLEIRNWPLQSGVNFEQADVETAANVALIGETVRKNLFGATDPIGQTIRIKSLPFKVVGVLTPKGQSAAMGQDQDDTIIIPITTLQKKMTGDTWLRWIMVSAASRSASYAAQQQIESLLRDRHRIRPGQDDDFFVRNLADVADLQDQASQVFTLLLAAIASVSLLVGGIGIMNIMLVSVTERTREIGIRMAIGATESDVQRQFLIEAVVLSLIGGGIGILFGLASGFLISGLLKWPVLISPVSIVVAAIFSAAVGIFFGFYPARKAARLDPIDALRYE
- a CDS encoding sulfoxide reductase heme-binding subunit YedZ, translating into MALKLRWRWSKVLLFLVCLEPALELALRAWNQSRGVEPDLGVNPLEFITHATGDWTMRFLLLTLAITPLRKLLQQPMLIQYRRMVGLFAFFYGTLHLTTYLWFDKAFAWGEILPDVAKRRFIAVGFTAFVLMIPLALTSTAGWIRRLGGKNWQWLHRLIYFSAIAGVIHYWWLVKSDIRKPAMYAAILAVLLLYRLVVWTLPSFKRGSGKSKAGPQKLMTAETTE
- the msrP gene encoding protein-methionine-sulfoxide reductase catalytic subunit MsrP, coding for MLIKKPAEIPSSEITPKSIYLSRRKFMLTGAVALGAVAVACNKAAQLASPQRAEASGAKLSFTKSAFSTSEKPNSFKEITTYNNFYEYGTDKGDPAEFAWKLKTRPWTVTVEGEVKKPKTYDIEQLMKLAPLEERIYRHRCVEGWSMVMPWVGYSFSEFIKQVEPTSKAKYVQFVTLEDPGQMPGQKTSVLDWPYVEGLRMDEAMHPLALLCFGLYGEALPNQNGAPVRMILPWKYGFKSGKSIVKFRFVENQPATTWNISAPNEYGFYSNVNPNVDHPRWSQRTERRIGEFRRRDTLMFNGYGDQVASLYNGLDLRKNF